A single Streptomyces sannanensis DNA region contains:
- a CDS encoding SHOCT domain-containing protein: MESHMFLSYDYPILGTFWTIMWVFLWVLWFMILFRIIIDIFRDHQLSGWGKAGWLILVVILPFLGVLVYVIARGKGMSKREVKSLQEQQAAMDAYIRETAGTGTGSAGDELTKLSELKARGDLTEEEFQQAKARLLG, from the coding sequence ATGGAGAGCCACATGTTCCTGTCGTACGACTATCCGATACTCGGCACGTTCTGGACCATCATGTGGGTCTTTCTCTGGGTCCTGTGGTTCATGATCCTGTTCCGGATCATCATCGACATCTTCCGTGACCACCAGCTGAGCGGATGGGGCAAGGCCGGGTGGCTCATTCTCGTGGTGATCCTGCCGTTCCTCGGCGTGCTGGTGTACGTGATCGCCCGCGGCAAGGGAATGAGCAAGCGCGAGGTCAAGTCGCTGCAGGAGCAGCAGGCGGCCATGGACGCCTACATCCGGGAAACCGCAGGCACGGGCACAGGCAGCGCAGGCGACGAGCTGACCAAGCTGTCCGAGCTCAAGGCCAGGGGCGACCTGACGGAGGAGGAGTTCCAGCAGGCCAAGGCGAGACTCCTCGGTTGA
- a CDS encoding GntR family transcriptional regulator: MSGAVQGRRPPTAQQFVLGELRRAITSGELRPGAPIRQDALAARLDVSRVPLREALKILEGEGLVVHRAHRGYFVTELSLADLEEVYRIRELLETEAVRKAAARMGPELLAGLEEAQREVERTGGTGDVMAMAAANRRFHFALLEASGMPRLVRLIGTLWDSTDAYRSLYYAEQPNRERVVHEHRAVIDALRAGDVEGAVRWLDRHRAHAVGALRAVLTAE; encoded by the coding sequence ATGAGCGGCGCAGTGCAGGGTCGGCGTCCGCCCACCGCCCAGCAGTTCGTCCTCGGTGAGCTGCGGCGCGCCATCACCAGCGGAGAGCTCCGGCCCGGCGCGCCGATCCGGCAGGACGCCCTGGCCGCACGGCTCGACGTCAGCCGGGTACCGCTGCGCGAGGCGCTGAAGATACTCGAGGGCGAAGGCCTGGTCGTGCACCGGGCGCACCGCGGCTACTTCGTCACCGAGCTGTCCCTGGCCGACCTGGAAGAGGTCTACCGCATCCGGGAGCTCCTGGAGACGGAAGCCGTCCGTAAGGCGGCCGCCCGCATGGGACCCGAGCTGCTCGCCGGGCTCGAGGAGGCCCAGCGCGAGGTCGAGCGCACCGGTGGGACGGGGGACGTCATGGCCATGGCCGCAGCGAACCGCCGGTTCCACTTCGCGCTCCTCGAGGCCTCGGGGATGCCCCGGCTGGTCCGGCTGATCGGCACGCTCTGGGACTCGACCGATGCCTACCGGTCGCTCTACTACGCCGAGCAGCCCAACCGCGAACGCGTCGTCCACGAACACCGTGCGGTGATCGACGCGCTGCGCGCCGGCGACGTCGAGGGGGCCGTACGGTGGCTCGACCGGCACCGCGCACACGCGGTCGGCGCGCTCCGGGCAGTCCTCACTGCTGAATGA